The following proteins are co-located in the Halarcobacter sp. genome:
- a CDS encoding ATP-binding protein translates to MLKNKFILNFLFFTIISLIIYSISTFYINKEEKKQLSEKYLNISNNLKNTVSNLITDKKNATLAMAMSIAKDKKIAEALLTKKNTHVDYKNFSSELRRTTRFKNVWFQIIDKNGNSFYRSWTDKTTDSLKFRKDVQKVIKNKKILASISVGRFDMTFKSMVPIFHNNDFLGIFEVITHFNSISKILENNKINSLVLADKQFKDKIIYPFSKKFLDDYYIANLNAQDSFIKLIKKEGIENILNLKKYKIVNNNILTHFEIVEFGENLIGHVILSINLDNVNIHDIKKFKRNSQAYVFLFIFLFALLYTIVSYYIYSKSIQKLNIELENNLEKIKTQEKKNQMILDSQKNIIVITDGYYIKNSNKQLLEFFNFKSLEKFKEKYECICQTFVDMNDKYYLIDKDYNGKNWAEHILANPNEKFKAAIKKEDTLRHFTLNVNSTIFDEEEIPYIIVTLTDITQEIEQQKKLKALNDNLEIMVENKTKELKELNESLEKRVIEESDKNKEKDRMLFQQNKMAAMGEMLSNIAHQWRQPLASISAAISSLKLQKELGIVDNNNFNTTCDLILKNSNYLSQTIEDFKNFFKKDRIKSDFLLKKSITENVTLLKDKLKHDQIEVLVNIDEKIELFGYKNEFQQALLNIINNSIDALNSNDEIKIKVIKIEYSNKILSITDSAKGIEEKILNRIFEPYFTTKHQSQGTGIGLYMTREILTKHMGFNVDVENIDFEYNNEILHGASFKIHL, encoded by the coding sequence ATGCTAAAAAATAAGTTCATTTTAAATTTTTTATTTTTTACAATTATTTCTCTTATTATATATTCAATATCGACATTTTATATTAATAAAGAAGAGAAAAAGCAATTAAGTGAAAAATATTTAAATATTTCTAATAATTTAAAAAATACCGTATCAAATCTAATTACAGATAAAAAAAATGCAACTCTAGCAATGGCAATGTCAATTGCAAAAGATAAAAAAATTGCAGAAGCACTTCTAACTAAGAAAAATACCCATGTTGATTATAAAAATTTTTCTTCAGAATTAAGAAGGACTACTAGATTTAAAAATGTTTGGTTTCAAATTATTGATAAAAATGGAAATAGTTTTTATAGAAGTTGGACAGACAAAACAACTGATTCATTAAAATTTAGAAAAGATGTACAAAAAGTAATAAAAAATAAAAAAATCTTAGCTTCCATTAGTGTAGGTAGGTTTGATATGACTTTTAAATCTATGGTTCCTATCTTTCATAATAATGATTTTTTAGGTATTTTTGAGGTAATAACTCACTTTAACTCAATCTCAAAAATTTTAGAAAACAATAAAATAAATTCTTTAGTTTTAGCAGACAAACAATTTAAAGATAAAATTATTTATCCATTTTCAAAAAAATTTTTAGATGACTATTATATCGCTAATTTGAATGCCCAAGATTCATTTATCAAATTAATAAAAAAAGAGGGTATCGAAAATATTTTAAACTTAAAAAAATACAAAATAGTTAATAATAATATTTTGACACATTTTGAAATTGTTGAGTTTGGTGAGAATTTGATTGGACATGTAATTTTATCTATAAATCTTGATAATGTAAATATACATGATATTAAAAAATTTAAAAGAAATTCACAAGCTTATGTATTTTTATTTATCTTTTTGTTTGCTCTTTTATACACTATTGTTTCTTATTACATTTACTCAAAAAGTATACAAAAACTTAATATTGAACTTGAAAATAATTTGGAAAAAATCAAAACCCAAGAAAAAAAGAATCAAATGATTCTTGATTCTCAAAAAAATATAATAGTTATTACCGATGGTTATTACATTAAAAATTCAAATAAACAACTTCTTGAATTTTTCAATTTTAAATCACTTGAAAAATTTAAAGAAAAATATGAATGCATATGTCAAACTTTTGTAGATATGAACGATAAGTATTATTTGATTGACAAAGATTATAATGGCAAAAATTGGGCTGAACATATTTTAGCAAATCCAAATGAAAAATTTAAAGCTGCAATAAAAAAAGAGGATACACTTAGACATTTTACATTAAATGTAAATTCAACTATTTTTGATGAGGAAGAGATACCTTATATAATTGTAACACTTACAGATATAACCCAAGAAATTGAACAACAAAAAAAATTAAAAGCTCTTAATGATAACCTTGAAATCATGGTAGAAAACAAAACAAAAGAGTTAAAAGAATTAAATGAATCTTTAGAAAAAAGAGTTATTGAAGAGAGTGACAAAAATAAAGAAAAAGATAGAATGCTTTTCCAACAAAATAAAATGGCAGCTATGGGTGAGATGTTAAGTAATATTGCTCACCAATGGAGACAACCTTTAGCCTCTATCTCAGCAGCAATTAGTTCTTTAAAATTACAAAAAGAGTTAGGAATAGTTGATAATAACAATTTTAATACTACTTGTGATTTAATTTTAAAAAATTCAAATTATTTATCACAAACTATTGAAGATTTTAAAAACTTTTTTAAAAAAGATAGAATAAAAAGTGATTTTTTATTAAAAAAATCTATTACAGAAAACGTCACTTTACTAAAAGATAAATTGAAACATGACCAAATAGAAGTACTTGTAAATATTGATGAGAAGATAGAACTTTTTGGATATAAAAATGAATTTCAACAAGCACTACTTAATATTATAAACAATTCTATTGATGCACTAAACTCAAATGATGAAATTAAAATAAAAGTAATAAAAATAGAATACTCAAATAAAATACTTTCTATAACTGACAGTGCAAAAGGGATAGAGGAAAAAATACTAAATAGAATTTTTGAACCATATTTTACAACAAAACATCAAAGTCAAGGTACAGGCATAGGTTTATATATGACAAGAGAAATATTAACAAAACATATGGGATTTAATGTAGATGTAGAAAATATTGATTTTGAATATAATAATGAAATATTACATGGTGCATCATTTAAAATACATCTATAA
- the ispG gene encoding flavodoxin-dependent (E)-4-hydroxy-3-methylbut-2-enyl-diphosphate synthase has protein sequence MKNIKRYPTRKIYVGGVAIGGDAPVSVQSMTYSKTSDVETTVEQIKALHFAGADIVRVAVPDIEAANALKEIKAQSTLPIVADIHFNHKLALIAAEVVDCIRINPGNIGNKQRVAEVVKQCKQRNLPIRIGVNCGSLESQFENKYGQTARGMVESADYNIKYLEDLGFEDIKVSLKASDVQRTVEAYRLLRPMNNYPFHLGVTEAGTLFHSTIKSSIALGSLLLDGIGDTLRVSITGELEKEIEVGRAILKDAGLTKEGLNIISCPTCGRIEADLVSAVAQVEEKTKHIKTPLNVSVMGCVVNALGEAKAADVAIAYGKGVGLIIKKGETIAKLPTDKLLNRFLEEVEIEAKKNS, from the coding sequence ATGAAAAACATTAAAAGATACCCAACAAGAAAGATATATGTAGGTGGTGTAGCAATAGGTGGTGATGCACCTGTTTCTGTACAATCTATGACATATAGTAAGACTTCAGATGTAGAAACTACAGTGGAGCAAATAAAAGCATTACATTTTGCTGGAGCGGATATTGTAAGAGTTGCAGTACCTGATATAGAGGCAGCAAATGCCTTAAAAGAGATTAAGGCTCAAAGTACTCTTCCAATTGTTGCAGATATACACTTTAATCATAAACTTGCATTAATTGCAGCAGAAGTTGTTGATTGTATTAGAATTAATCCTGGAAATATAGGGAATAAGCAAAGAGTTGCAGAGGTAGTAAAGCAATGTAAGCAAAGAAACCTTCCTATTAGAATTGGTGTAAACTGTGGTTCTTTAGAGTCACAATTTGAAAATAAATATGGTCAGACAGCACGTGGTATGGTTGAGAGTGCTGATTATAATATTAAATATCTTGAAGATTTAGGTTTTGAGGATATAAAAGTATCACTTAAAGCAAGTGATGTACAAAGAACTGTAGAAGCATATAGATTATTAAGACCTATGAATAATTACCCTTTTCATTTAGGTGTAACGGAAGCAGGGACTTTATTTCACTCGACAATAAAATCTTCAATAGCCTTAGGAAGTTTACTTCTTGATGGAATAGGGGATACCTTAAGAGTTTCTATTACAGGGGAACTTGAAAAAGAGATTGAAGTGGGACGTGCAATTTTAAAAGATGCAGGACTTACCAAAGAGGGATTAAATATTATCTCTTGTCCAACTTGTGGAAGAATAGAAGCTGACTTAGTTAGTGCAGTTGCCCAGGTAGAAGAAAAAACGAAACATATAAAAACACCACTTAATGTTTCAGTAATGGGGTGTGTTGTAAATGCTTTAGGTGAAGCAAAAGCGGCAGATGTAGCAATAGCATATGGAAAAGGTGTTGGTCTTATTATAAAAAAAGGTGAGACTATAGCAAAACTTCCTACAGATAAACTTCTTAATAGATTTTTGGAAGAAGTAGAGATTGAAGCTAAAAAAAATAGCTAA
- a CDS encoding replicative DNA helicase, whose product MDSIYSVNIERAVLSSILFNPEELEDVLGVLKPKDFYLPAHQKIFDVMVKLHNSDMPIDEEFIRKRVDSKDVEDSILLEILSANPITNTLAYVREIKDGSVKRELATLATTIKKVAIEDEVTANEALDTVQGELYKISTDSATSELKDMNLITGDTLSYIKKMKELGNKHLIGETTGFYDLDKRTTGFNEGDLVIIAARPAMGKTALVLNMCLKNVEAGKGVIFFSLEMPAEQLMLRMLAAKTSIPLQNLRKGDMDDNQWSNLNGAFEDLNKKKLFVDDGGSVNINQLRARVRKLAQNEDNNISMVIIDYLQLMQGTGNKDRHQEVSDISRGLKMLAREMKIPIIALSQLNRGLENRPDKRPMLSDLRESGAIEQDADIIMFVYRDDVYKEREEARKEKEASDKGEEYKSKFVNKPVEEAEIIIGKQRNGPIGTVKLDFQKQYTRFVDKENANDAPIEVVFESVADTNKETNIDMPNIL is encoded by the coding sequence ATGGATAGTATATATAGTGTAAATATTGAAAGAGCCGTTTTAAGTTCAATACTTTTTAACCCAGAAGAGTTAGAAGATGTTTTAGGAGTATTGAAACCTAAAGATTTTTATCTTCCTGCACACCAAAAAATATTTGATGTAATGGTTAAATTACATAATTCAGATATGCCTATTGATGAAGAGTTTATTAGAAAAAGAGTTGACTCTAAAGATGTAGAAGATTCAATACTATTAGAAATACTTTCAGCAAATCCAATTACAAATACATTAGCATATGTTAGAGAGATAAAAGATGGTTCTGTAAAAAGAGAACTTGCAACTTTAGCAACAACAATTAAAAAAGTCGCAATTGAAGATGAAGTTACAGCAAATGAAGCTTTAGATACAGTTCAAGGAGAACTTTATAAAATTTCAACTGATAGTGCAACTTCTGAATTAAAAGATATGAATCTAATTACAGGTGATACTCTTTCTTATATTAAAAAAATGAAAGAGTTAGGAAATAAACACCTAATTGGGGAAACTACAGGGTTTTATGATCTTGATAAGAGAACAACAGGTTTTAATGAAGGGGATTTAGTAATTATCGCAGCACGTCCTGCTATGGGTAAAACAGCACTTGTATTAAATATGTGTCTTAAAAATGTTGAGGCAGGAAAGGGTGTAATATTTTTCTCACTAGAGATGCCTGCAGAACAACTTATGTTAAGGATGCTTGCAGCTAAAACATCAATCCCTTTACAAAACCTTAGAAAAGGTGATATGGACGATAACCAATGGTCTAATCTAAATGGTGCTTTTGAAGATTTAAATAAAAAGAAACTTTTTGTTGATGATGGTGGAAGTGTTAATATTAACCAATTAAGAGCAAGGGTTAGAAAACTTGCACAAAATGAGGATAATAATATCTCAATGGTAATTATTGATTATCTTCAACTTATGCAGGGAACTGGAAATAAAGATAGACACCAAGAGGTTTCAGATATCTCAAGGGGGCTTAAAATGCTTGCAAGAGAGATGAAAATTCCAATTATTGCTTTGTCTCAGTTAAATAGGGGACTTGAAAATAGACCAGATAAAAGACCAATGCTTTCTGACCTTAGAGAATCTGGAGCTATTGAGCAAGATGCCGATATTATTATGTTTGTATATAGGGATGATGTATATAAAGAGAGAGAAGAAGCTAGAAAAGAGAAAGAGGCATCAGATAAAGGGGAAGAGTACAAATCTAAGTTTGTTAATAAACCTGTAGAAGAGGCTGAAATAATTATTGGTAAACAAAGAAATGGTCCTATCGGAACTGTTAAATTAGATTTCCAAAAACAATATACAAGATTTGTAGATAAAGAGAATGCAAACGATGCCCCAATAGAGGTAGTATTTGAGTCAGTCGCTGATACAAATAAAGAAACAAATATTGATATGCCTAATATTCTTTAA
- a CDS encoding prepilin-type N-terminal cleavage/methylation domain-containing protein: MKPAFSLMELIFAIVIIGIISTFAIPKYMNTRNQALASTIQRDVISTINSLQSSYLINRKIDNISDVITLNSKNWKIENKKITFFEDENKCLELLIIDKKISLTVIEDAGDVCSELVNRGITTQEIDLI, encoded by the coding sequence ATGAAACCTGCTTTTTCTTTAATGGAATTAATTTTTGCAATAGTAATAATAGGAATTATATCTACTTTTGCAATACCAAAATATATGAATACTCGGAATCAAGCTTTAGCTTCTACTATACAAAGGGATGTGATCTCAACAATAAACTCCTTACAAAGTTCTTATTTGATAAATAGAAAAATTGATAATATAAGTGATGTAATAACTTTAAACTCTAAAAATTGGAAGATTGAAAATAAGAAGATAACTTTTTTTGAAGATGAAAATAAATGTTTAGAACTTTTAATAATTGATAAAAAGATATCTTTAACTGTAATTGAAGATGCAGGAGATGTATGTTCAGAATTAGTAAATAGAGGAATTACCACACAAGAGATTGATTTAATTTAA
- the gmhB gene encoding D-glycero-beta-D-manno-heptose 1,7-bisphosphate 7-phosphatase produces MQKAVFLDRDGVVNVEKDYTYKIEEFEFVDSLFDSLIYLQNLGYKLFIITNQSGIARGYYTINDYNKLTNWMLDQLEQQKIYISQVEFCPHGPEDNCNCRKPKTGMIDNILEKHEVDLSTSWLIGDKKSDILCAKNANIKNTIQVKSGHHFDDKDSIANYVCNSIKDVKNIIKS; encoded by the coding sequence ATGCAAAAAGCAGTTTTTTTAGATAGAGACGGTGTTGTAAATGTTGAAAAAGATTACACTTATAAAATAGAAGAGTTCGAATTTGTTGATTCTTTATTTGATTCCTTAATATATTTACAAAATCTTGGATATAAACTTTTTATTATCACTAATCAGTCTGGTATAGCAAGAGGTTATTATACTATTAACGATTATAATAAGTTAACAAATTGGATGCTAGACCAATTAGAACAACAGAAGATTTATATTAGTCAGGTTGAATTCTGTCCTCATGGACCTGAAGATAATTGCAATTGCAGAAAACCTAAAACTGGCATGATAGATAATATTTTAGAAAAACATGAGGTTGATTTATCCACATCGTGGCTTATTGGAGATAAAAAATCAGATATCTTATGTGCAAAGAATGCAAATATAAAAAATACAATTCAAGTAAAATCTGGTCATCACTTTGATGATAAGGATTCTATAGCTAATTATGTTTGTAATAGTATCAAAGATGTAAAAAATATTATTAAATCATAG
- a CDS encoding adenine phosphoribosyltransferase, with protein sequence MRLSEEDKNLINNSIRDIQDFPKEGIVFKDITTLLNNKEAYSTLMDHLEDRYKSYNLDYVAGIDSRGFIFGAALADRLNIGFVPVRKKGKLPSTTVCEKYELEYGYDEVEIHLDAFPKKNPNVLLIDDLVATGGTATAASKLIKKIDANLIEACFILNLTFLDGVKKIEKHTKVYSVLDI encoded by the coding sequence ATGAGATTAAGTGAAGAAGATAAAAATTTAATTAATAATTCAATAAGAGATATTCAAGATTTCCCAAAAGAGGGAATAGTTTTTAAAGATATAACAACCCTTTTAAACAACAAAGAAGCATACAGTACTTTGATGGACCATTTAGAAGATAGATACAAATCTTATAATTTGGATTATGTAGCAGGTATTGATTCTAGAGGGTTTATTTTTGGTGCTGCATTAGCTGATAGATTAAATATTGGGTTTGTTCCTGTACGAAAAAAAGGGAAATTGCCTAGTACTACAGTATGTGAAAAATATGAGTTAGAGTATGGCTATGATGAGGTTGAAATTCATCTTGATGCTTTTCCTAAAAAAAATCCAAATGTATTATTAATTGATGATTTAGTAGCTACAGGTGGAACAGCAACTGCAGCTTCTAAACTTATTAAAAAAATAGATGCAAATCTAATTGAAGCTTGTTTTATATTAAACCTTACTTTTTTAGATGGCGTAAAGAAAATTGAAAAACATACAAAAGTTTATTCTGTATTAGATATATAA
- the trpB gene encoding tryptophan synthase subunit beta: protein MKENYYIPKSSKFDPDENGHFGQFGGRYVPETLMPILEQLEENYKKFRFDEEFWKEVDFLLKDYVGRETPLYFAKNISEEIGAKVYLKREDLNHTGAHKVNNVIAQGLLAKKLGKTKVIAETGAGQHGVATATIAALLGLDCTVFMGAKDVERQELNVFRMKLLGAKVIAVESGSKTLKDAMNDAIRYWVTNARDTFYIIGTVAGPHPYPMMVRDFQSIIGWEARRQIQEKEGRLPDFVVACIGGGSNAIGTFSHFLEDEETTCIGIEAGGLGIDTNKHGCSLAKGTPGVLHGQCSYLLQDKNGQVLEAHSISAGLDYPGIGPEHSFLKDEKVVSYDSITDKEALDAFVWLSQKEGIIPAFESSHAIAYLKKAKDKFKDKVIVITLSGRGDKDMIQAKNLLDFK from the coding sequence ATGAAAGAAAACTACTATATCCCAAAAAGTTCAAAGTTTGATCCAGATGAAAATGGACATTTTGGACAGTTTGGTGGAAGATATGTACCTGAAACACTGATGCCTATTTTAGAACAATTGGAAGAAAACTATAAAAAGTTTAGATTTGATGAAGAGTTTTGGAAAGAGGTTGATTTTTTATTAAAAGATTATGTAGGAAGAGAAACACCATTATATTTTGCTAAAAATATTAGTGAAGAAATAGGTGCAAAAGTTTATCTAAAAAGAGAAGACTTAAATCATACAGGTGCACATAAAGTAAATAATGTAATAGCACAGGGACTTTTAGCTAAAAAATTGGGCAAAACAAAAGTTATAGCTGAAACAGGAGCCGGACAACATGGCGTTGCTACTGCTACAATTGCAGCTTTACTTGGTCTTGATTGTACTGTTTTTATGGGTGCAAAAGATGTTGAAAGACAAGAACTTAATGTTTTTAGAATGAAACTTTTAGGTGCAAAGGTGATAGCTGTTGAGAGTGGAAGTAAAACCTTAAAAGATGCTATGAATGATGCAATTAGATATTGGGTTACAAATGCAAGAGATACTTTTTATATAATTGGTACAGTTGCAGGTCCACATCCATATCCAATGATGGTTAGAGATTTTCAAAGCATTATTGGTTGGGAAGCTAGAAGGCAAATACAAGAAAAAGAGGGAAGACTTCCCGATTTTGTAGTAGCATGTATCGGTGGTGGATCAAACGCTATAGGTACTTTTTCTCATTTTTTAGAAGATGAAGAGACTACATGTATAGGGATTGAAGCTGGTGGATTAGGTATTGATACAAACAAACATGGTTGTTCTTTAGCGAAAGGAACGCCTGGTGTTTTACATGGGCAATGCTCTTATCTTTTACAAGATAAAAATGGACAAGTTTTAGAAGCTCACTCTATCTCTGCTGGTTTAGATTATCCAGGAATTGGACCTGAACATTCATTTTTAAAAGATGAAAAAGTTGTAAGCTATGATTCTATTACCGATAAAGAAGCTTTAGATGCTTTTGTTTGGTTAAGTCAAAAAGAAGGAATTATTCCAGCATTTGAAAGTTCCCATGCAATTGCTTATCTTAAAAAGGCAAAAGATAAATTTAAAGATAAAGTTATTGTTATAACACTATCAGGTCGTGGTGATAAAGATATGATTCAAGCAAAAAACTTATTAGATTTTAAATAG